The proteins below are encoded in one region of Bombus vancouverensis nearcticus chromosome 8, iyBomVanc1_principal, whole genome shotgun sequence:
- the LOC117164798 gene encoding bridge-like lipid transfer protein family member 3B isoform X5, which translates to MVSLIKKQLLKHLSRFTKNLSADKINLSAFKGEGELTNLELDEIVLTDLLELPSWLRLTNAWCNKVSFRIQWTKLRSVPIFLSLDEVHIEVETCEDLRDLSSPQGLSSYTGPAKYSFIHKVIDGITVTVNTVSVTFKSPAFIASVQMNRIIVESKSATWQRCDLRTTRVKDPDRGQLLIFKELEWQTVRIEAQSTKDKNLTPLRLLTNQARCRITIKKRISDCFVMGSRLILILDDLLWVLTDSQLKAALHFIDSLGGLIEKATVLERKTKAARKLEVLPEYQAQISQQSRTKNQYNTAISKIFTRYDVVETSYHFLCQRIDLHLCDDAGNGRSSHPDLKDGGALQISLVRFQVDYYPYHLAMADRKHWAKYKENATPHSQWLQQSLSSFRSQFMDLIDSGRTQHSPLTRSQGNITVNNTKGLGDNSEKGNQSQNINITVDDKKKSQHPSGNPVKNYILEQLAKLMTTCIIIRIDDFTLYKVTTTSRNPVPKEFVMGDRDKFCLPEDVTIVHAEFTYYYYPGDITFPLPPPKFYVQLNPIQVNFDVCSCLWFNSFALNLYHSLMNKDKQSTYTSTNLMYFDVKIEAILPRVVFESQQDYPNQKDRPKSLHIQTSRASITNVRSAERSSRADLAQCVNAFQMGQMFFATDFPNRSNDFHILTDKFLAHCAGTDNIRYPPPNFSSNSVNELVRQLHRELLWTEAKDIWCCNLEPVWGDFLGARAVGQNRPVPFLDAFPLTLWCYMSMKSSEKDSSENKSTADIHGLAYISNLVSVQINHYQYLFLLRLSEVLSEMATYLNIDSNKILKVDCGSSLVIGALIPQVEVTFVMPSHTPGKENSGGDLESVMPDSSSIADDIPGSSIPWQSTERVESSSKKININNETITPQSDVSSMLSMDFIHSSIPQTVVTFKQNGTNKHENNMQIRNVAPDKRCITVEEEKSLPTLRYNADATNKHSKGDSSSNTPFIPNNFNVGLSSMKKGLSNLMTSIDSALKASPEDGSSDTVSIRSDVSSDSENYVLINLQDQEKLDTMFSVDNSIRITAVEEASEVVEETPDTQSEKSMDSVCKRKDIVSMATFKLSKVEFIQQSLGYASSIKVQISNIGNDECSSIPWDEFQTKFSARSRGWVELPSDSNCRSCIKLRLDHDLKCKSDSWKLSQASRAIRNKNMHLNQNQDNTAEEEVDTSIDVHNKQSVLDLFEDKLEVKVTNVSMALSMSSISGLTDLTEDEIIPRPIPLQIYLESISLRLNEDRPPNNITSPGPIPIDLNIAKLKIVRDANGVFHIEPVVNLLSRSNSLVTLTSSDTQIVENINHEMELNILRQSSKQLKLDNEQLRRRLNALEKISEENAKLIRIKEESTVIKSHLSAAQEDIQLLLKEKRALQETITELQNRIIGSGPGSATRASWSSKR; encoded by the exons atggtgTCATTAATAAAAAAGCAACTATTGAAACATTTATCAAG gtTTACCAAGAACTTATCTgctgataaaataaatttaagtgCATTTAAAGGTGAAGGCGAACTGACAAACTTAGAACTTGATGAAATAGTTTTAACTGATTTGTTAGAATTGCCGTCATGGCTTAGATTAACAAATGCTTGGTGCAATAAAGTTTCATTTCGTATACAATGGACCAAATTAAGAAGTGTTCCTATTTTTTTg AGTTTAGACGAAGTTCATATAGAAGTAGAAACATGTGAAGATTTAAGAGATTTATCTTCTCCGCAAGGGCTTTCTTCATATACTGGTCCtgcaaaatattcttttatacaTAAAGTAATCGATGGTATAACAGTGACTGTTAATACTGTATCAGTTACATTCAAAAGTCCTGCATTCATTGCTTCAGTTCAG ATGAATCGCATTATTGTGGAATCGAAATCTGCAACATGGCAACGGTGTGATCTAAGGACTACTAGAGTGAAAGATCCTGATCGTGGACAGTTACTTATTTTTAAAGAATTAGAATGGCAGACAGTTAGAATAGAGGCACAAAGTACTAAAGATAAGAACCTTACGCCATTACGTTTACTTACGAATCAAGCAAGGTGTCGGATtactattaaaaaaagaatatcag ATTGTTTTGTTATGGGATCAAGACTGATTCTTATATTAGATGATCTCTTATGGGTTTTAACAGATTCACAGTTGAAAGCAGCACTTCATTTTATTGACTCTTTAGGTGGCTTGATAGAAAAAGCTACAGTATTAGAGCGTAAAACTAAAGCAGCTAGAAAATTAGAG GTATTGCCAGAGTATCAAGCACAAATATCTCAACAATCAAGAACAAAAAATCAATATAATACTGCTATCTCTAAAATTTTTACCAGATATGATGTTGTAGAAACTTCATATCATTTTCTTTGTCAAAGAATTGATTTACATTTATGTGATGATGCTGGTA ATGGTAGATCCTCCCATCCCGACTTAAAGGATGGTGGTGCACTGCAAATTTCATTAGTTAGATTTCAAGTTGATTATTATCCATATCACTTAGCAATGGCTGATAGAAAACATTGGgctaaatataaagaaaatgcTACACCTCACAGCCAATGGTTACAGCAATCCTTAAGTTCTTTTCGAAGTCAGTTTATGGATCTCATAGATTCTGGCAGAACACAGCATTCTCCTTTAACTAGGAGTCAAGGAAACATTACAG TTAATAACACAAAAGGTTTAGGAGACAATTCGGAAAAGGGTAATCAATCTCAAAATATAAACATAACTGTTGATGACAAAAAAAAATCGCAACATCCTAGTGGTAATCCAgtgaaaaattacattttgGAACAGCTGGCTAAATTAATGACGACATGCATTATAATAAGGATAGATGATTTTACCTTGTACAAAGTAACTACAACGTCTCGTAACCCTGTACCAAAAGAATTTGTTATGG GTGACAGAgacaaattttgtcttccagaAGATGTTACAATTGTTCATGCTGaatttacatattattattatcctgGAGATATTACATTTCCAT TGCCACCACCAAAATTTTATGTACAACTGAATCCTATCCAAGTAAATTTTGATGTCTGTTCCTGCTTATGGTTTAATTCATTTGCATTAAATTTATATCATTCTCTAATGAATAAGGATAAACAATCAACATATACTTCCACTAATTTAATGTATTTTGATGTGAAAATCGAAGCTATACTTCCAAGG GTAGTTTTTGAAAGCCAACAAGATTATCCTAATCAGAAGGATAGGCCAAAGTCTTTGCACATACAGACGTCGAGAGCGTCAATAACAAATGTTCGATCCGCAGAAAGATCTTCAAGAGCAGATTTAGCACAGTGTGTAAATGCTTTTCAAATGGGACAGATGTTTTTTGCTACAGACTTTCCAAATAGATCGAATGATTTTCATATTCTTACAGATAAATTTTTGGCACATTGCGCAG gcACTGATAATATTCGATATCCACCACCTAATTTTAGCAGTAATTCTGTAAACGAATTAGTTCGTCAATTACACCGGGAGCTTTTATGGACTGAAGCTAAAGACATATGGTGTTGTAATTTGGAACCTGTTTGGGGAGATTTTCTTGGTGCTCGTGCGGTCGGACAAAACCGACCTGTGCCGTTCCTTGATGCATTTCCTTTAACTCTATGGTGTTACATGTCTATGAAATCGTCAGAGAAAGATTCATCAGAAAATAAATCTACTGCTGACATTCATGGTCTTGCATACATAAGCAATTTAGTTAGCGTCCAGATAAATCATTATCAATATTTGTTTTTGTTAAGGTTATCGGAAGTTTTATCGGAAATGGCAACGTATCTAAATATtgattctaataaaatattaaaggtTGATTGTGGTAGTTCACTTGTTATTGGTGCATTGATACCACAAGTAGAAGTAACATTTGTCATGCCGTCGCATACCCCTGGTAAAGAAAATTCTGGAGGTGATTTGGAATCCGTTATGCCAGATTCATCTAGCATAGCAGACGACATTCCAGGTTCGTCTATTCCATGGCAAAGTACAGAACGAGTTGAGAGCAGTAGTAAAaagattaatataaataatgaaaCAATAACGCCACAAAGTGACGTATCATCAATGTTGTCAATGGATTTTATACATTCTAGTATACCTCAAACTGTTGTGACTTTTAAACAAAATGGTACCAATAAACACGAAAATAATATGCAGATAAGAAATGTAGCACCTGATAAAAGGTGCATTACTGTAGAAGAAGAGAAATCATTGCCTACTTTAAGATATAATGCTGATGCTACAAATAAGCATAGTAAAGGAGATTCGTCTTCAAATACACCATTCATTCCTAATAATTTCAACGTTGGTCTCTCTTCTATGAAAAAAGGATTAAGTAATTTGATGACATCAATTGATTCAGCTTTGAAGGCTTCTCCAGAAGATGGTAGCAGTGATACTGTATCTATAAGAAGTGATGTTAGTTCTGACAGTGAGAACTACGTTTTAATTAATCTTCAAGATCAAGAAAAATTAGATACAATGTTTTCTGTTGATAATTCAATTAGAATAACAGCAGTAGAAGAAGCTAGTGAAGTAGTTGAAGAAACTCCTGATACTCAGAGTGAAAAATCTATGGATAGTGTGTGTAAACGAAAGGATATT GTATCTATGGCAACATTTAAATTATCTAAAGTTGAATTTATTCAACAATCTCTTGGATATGCATCATCAATTAAAgttcaaatttcaaatattgGTAATGATGAATGTTCATCTATCCCATGGGATGAATTTCAG ACAAAATTCAGTGCACGATCACGAGGTTGGGTCGAATTACCTTCAGATTCTAACTGTAGATCATGTATTAAACTACGTTTGGATCATGATTTAAAATGCAAGTCAGATTCTTGGAAATTGTCTCAAGCAAGTCGAGCTATAAGGAATAAAAATATGCACTTAAATCAGAATCAAGATAATACAGCTGAGGAAGAGGTAGATACTAGTATAGATGTACATAACAAACAAAGTGTTTTGGATTTGTTTGAAGATAAATTAGAAGTTAAAGTTACTAATGTATCTATGGCCTTGTCTATGAGTTCAATAAGTGGTCTTACAGACTTAACTGAAGATGAAATTATACCTAGGCCGATACCATTGCAG atatatctGGAGAGTATATCATTGCGTTTAAATGAAGATCGTCCACCGAATAATATAACTTCGCCAGGACCAATTCCTATAGATCTGAATATTGCAAAGCTTAAGATAGTACGAGATGCAAATGGAGTTTTTCATATCGAACCAGTTG TAAATTTGTTGAGCAGGAGTAATTCCCTTGTAACACTCACAAGCAGTGATACTCAAATAGTCGAGAATATAAATCATGAAATGGAACTAAATATTTTAAGACAGTCCAGTAAACAGTTGAAATTGGATAATGAACAGCTTCGACGTCGTCTCAATGCTTTGGAGAAAATATCAGAAGAAAATGCGAAATTAATACGTATAAAAGAAGAATCTACTGTAATCAAATCTCATTTAAGTGCAGCACAAGAAGACATACAGCTGCTTCTGAAAGAGAAAAGAGCCTTGCAAGAAACAATAACAGAACTTCAAAATCGAATAATTGGAAGTGGCCCAGGCAGTGCTACTCGTGCATCTTGGTCATCAAAGAGATAG
- the LOC117164798 gene encoding bridge-like lipid transfer protein family member 3B isoform X3 — translation MVSLIKKQLLKHLSRFTKNLSADKINLSAFKGEGELTNLELDEIVLTDLLELPSWLRLTNAWCNKVSFRIQWTKLRSVPIFLSLDEVHIEVETCEDLRDLSSPQGLSSYTGPAKYSFIHKVIDGITVTVNTVSVTFKSPAFIASVQMNRIIVESKSATWQRCDLRTTRVKDPDRGQLLIFKELEWQTVRIEAQSTKDKNLTPLRLLTNQARCRITIKKRISDCFVMGSRLILILDDLLWVLTDSQLKAALHFIDSLGGLIEKATVLERKTKAARKLEVLPEYQAQISQQSRTKNQYNTAISKIFTRYDVVETSYHFLCQRIDLHLCDDAGNGRSSHPDLKDGGALQISLVRFQVDYYPYHLAMADRKHWAKYKENATPHSQWLQQSLSSFRSQFMDLIDSGRTQHSPLTRSQGNITVNNTKGLGDNSEKGNQSQNINITVDDKKKSQHPSGNPVKNYILEQLAKLMTTCIIIRIDDFTLYKVTTTSRNPVPKEFVMGDRDKFCLPEDVTIVHAEFTYYYYPGDITFPLPPPKFYVQLNPIQVNFDVCSCLWFNSFALNLYHSLMNKDKQSTYTSTNLMYFDVKIEAILPRVVFESQQDYPNQKDRPKSLHIQTSRASITNVRSAERSSRADLAQCVNAFQMGQMFFATDFPNRSNDFHILTDKFLAHCAGTDNIRYPPPNFSSNSVNELVRQLHRELLWTEAKDIWCCNLEPVWGDFLGARAVGQNRPVPFLDAFPLTLWCYMSMKSSEKDSSENKSTADIHGLAYISNLVSVQINHYQYLFLLRLSEVLSEMATYLNIDSNKILKVDCGSSLVIGALIPQVEVTFVMPSHTPGKENSGGDLESVMPDSSSIADDIPGSSIPWQSTERVESSSKKININNETITPQSDVSSMLSMDFIHSSIPQTVVTFKQNGTNKHENNMQIRNVAPDKRCITVEEEKSLPTLRYNADATNKHSKGDSSSNTPFIPNNFNVGLSSMKKGLSNLMTSIDSALKASPEDGSSDTVSIRSDVSSDSENYVLINLQDQEKLDTMFSVDNSIRITAVEEASEVVEETPDTQSEKSMDSVCKRKDIVSMATFKLSKVEFIQQSLGYASSIKVQISNIGNDECSSIPWDEFQVKRKTKFSARSRGWVELPSDSNCRSCIKLRLDHDLKCKSDSWKLSQASRAIRNKNMHLNQNQDNTAEEEVDTSIDVHNKQSVLDLFEDKLEVKVTNVSMALSMSSISGLTDLTEDEIIPRPIPLQIYLESISLRLNEDRPPNNITSPGPIPIDLNIAKLKIVRDANGVFHIEPVVNLLSRSNSLVTLTSSDTQIVENINHEMELNILRQSSKQLKLDNEQLRRRLNALEKISEENAKLIRIKEESTVIKSHLSAAQEDIQLLLKEKRALQETITELQNRIIGSGPGSATRASWSSKR, via the exons atggtgTCATTAATAAAAAAGCAACTATTGAAACATTTATCAAG gtTTACCAAGAACTTATCTgctgataaaataaatttaagtgCATTTAAAGGTGAAGGCGAACTGACAAACTTAGAACTTGATGAAATAGTTTTAACTGATTTGTTAGAATTGCCGTCATGGCTTAGATTAACAAATGCTTGGTGCAATAAAGTTTCATTTCGTATACAATGGACCAAATTAAGAAGTGTTCCTATTTTTTTg AGTTTAGACGAAGTTCATATAGAAGTAGAAACATGTGAAGATTTAAGAGATTTATCTTCTCCGCAAGGGCTTTCTTCATATACTGGTCCtgcaaaatattcttttatacaTAAAGTAATCGATGGTATAACAGTGACTGTTAATACTGTATCAGTTACATTCAAAAGTCCTGCATTCATTGCTTCAGTTCAG ATGAATCGCATTATTGTGGAATCGAAATCTGCAACATGGCAACGGTGTGATCTAAGGACTACTAGAGTGAAAGATCCTGATCGTGGACAGTTACTTATTTTTAAAGAATTAGAATGGCAGACAGTTAGAATAGAGGCACAAAGTACTAAAGATAAGAACCTTACGCCATTACGTTTACTTACGAATCAAGCAAGGTGTCGGATtactattaaaaaaagaatatcag ATTGTTTTGTTATGGGATCAAGACTGATTCTTATATTAGATGATCTCTTATGGGTTTTAACAGATTCACAGTTGAAAGCAGCACTTCATTTTATTGACTCTTTAGGTGGCTTGATAGAAAAAGCTACAGTATTAGAGCGTAAAACTAAAGCAGCTAGAAAATTAGAG GTATTGCCAGAGTATCAAGCACAAATATCTCAACAATCAAGAACAAAAAATCAATATAATACTGCTATCTCTAAAATTTTTACCAGATATGATGTTGTAGAAACTTCATATCATTTTCTTTGTCAAAGAATTGATTTACATTTATGTGATGATGCTGGTA ATGGTAGATCCTCCCATCCCGACTTAAAGGATGGTGGTGCACTGCAAATTTCATTAGTTAGATTTCAAGTTGATTATTATCCATATCACTTAGCAATGGCTGATAGAAAACATTGGgctaaatataaagaaaatgcTACACCTCACAGCCAATGGTTACAGCAATCCTTAAGTTCTTTTCGAAGTCAGTTTATGGATCTCATAGATTCTGGCAGAACACAGCATTCTCCTTTAACTAGGAGTCAAGGAAACATTACAG TTAATAACACAAAAGGTTTAGGAGACAATTCGGAAAAGGGTAATCAATCTCAAAATATAAACATAACTGTTGATGACAAAAAAAAATCGCAACATCCTAGTGGTAATCCAgtgaaaaattacattttgGAACAGCTGGCTAAATTAATGACGACATGCATTATAATAAGGATAGATGATTTTACCTTGTACAAAGTAACTACAACGTCTCGTAACCCTGTACCAAAAGAATTTGTTATGG GTGACAGAgacaaattttgtcttccagaAGATGTTACAATTGTTCATGCTGaatttacatattattattatcctgGAGATATTACATTTCCAT TGCCACCACCAAAATTTTATGTACAACTGAATCCTATCCAAGTAAATTTTGATGTCTGTTCCTGCTTATGGTTTAATTCATTTGCATTAAATTTATATCATTCTCTAATGAATAAGGATAAACAATCAACATATACTTCCACTAATTTAATGTATTTTGATGTGAAAATCGAAGCTATACTTCCAAGG GTAGTTTTTGAAAGCCAACAAGATTATCCTAATCAGAAGGATAGGCCAAAGTCTTTGCACATACAGACGTCGAGAGCGTCAATAACAAATGTTCGATCCGCAGAAAGATCTTCAAGAGCAGATTTAGCACAGTGTGTAAATGCTTTTCAAATGGGACAGATGTTTTTTGCTACAGACTTTCCAAATAGATCGAATGATTTTCATATTCTTACAGATAAATTTTTGGCACATTGCGCAG gcACTGATAATATTCGATATCCACCACCTAATTTTAGCAGTAATTCTGTAAACGAATTAGTTCGTCAATTACACCGGGAGCTTTTATGGACTGAAGCTAAAGACATATGGTGTTGTAATTTGGAACCTGTTTGGGGAGATTTTCTTGGTGCTCGTGCGGTCGGACAAAACCGACCTGTGCCGTTCCTTGATGCATTTCCTTTAACTCTATGGTGTTACATGTCTATGAAATCGTCAGAGAAAGATTCATCAGAAAATAAATCTACTGCTGACATTCATGGTCTTGCATACATAAGCAATTTAGTTAGCGTCCAGATAAATCATTATCAATATTTGTTTTTGTTAAGGTTATCGGAAGTTTTATCGGAAATGGCAACGTATCTAAATATtgattctaataaaatattaaaggtTGATTGTGGTAGTTCACTTGTTATTGGTGCATTGATACCACAAGTAGAAGTAACATTTGTCATGCCGTCGCATACCCCTGGTAAAGAAAATTCTGGAGGTGATTTGGAATCCGTTATGCCAGATTCATCTAGCATAGCAGACGACATTCCAGGTTCGTCTATTCCATGGCAAAGTACAGAACGAGTTGAGAGCAGTAGTAAAaagattaatataaataatgaaaCAATAACGCCACAAAGTGACGTATCATCAATGTTGTCAATGGATTTTATACATTCTAGTATACCTCAAACTGTTGTGACTTTTAAACAAAATGGTACCAATAAACACGAAAATAATATGCAGATAAGAAATGTAGCACCTGATAAAAGGTGCATTACTGTAGAAGAAGAGAAATCATTGCCTACTTTAAGATATAATGCTGATGCTACAAATAAGCATAGTAAAGGAGATTCGTCTTCAAATACACCATTCATTCCTAATAATTTCAACGTTGGTCTCTCTTCTATGAAAAAAGGATTAAGTAATTTGATGACATCAATTGATTCAGCTTTGAAGGCTTCTCCAGAAGATGGTAGCAGTGATACTGTATCTATAAGAAGTGATGTTAGTTCTGACAGTGAGAACTACGTTTTAATTAATCTTCAAGATCAAGAAAAATTAGATACAATGTTTTCTGTTGATAATTCAATTAGAATAACAGCAGTAGAAGAAGCTAGTGAAGTAGTTGAAGAAACTCCTGATACTCAGAGTGAAAAATCTATGGATAGTGTGTGTAAACGAAAGGATATT GTATCTATGGCAACATTTAAATTATCTAAAGTTGAATTTATTCAACAATCTCTTGGATATGCATCATCAATTAAAgttcaaatttcaaatattgGTAATGATGAATGTTCATCTATCCCATGGGATGAATTTCAG GTCAAGAGAAAG ACAAAATTCAGTGCACGATCACGAGGTTGGGTCGAATTACCTTCAGATTCTAACTGTAGATCATGTATTAAACTACGTTTGGATCATGATTTAAAATGCAAGTCAGATTCTTGGAAATTGTCTCAAGCAAGTCGAGCTATAAGGAATAAAAATATGCACTTAAATCAGAATCAAGATAATACAGCTGAGGAAGAGGTAGATACTAGTATAGATGTACATAACAAACAAAGTGTTTTGGATTTGTTTGAAGATAAATTAGAAGTTAAAGTTACTAATGTATCTATGGCCTTGTCTATGAGTTCAATAAGTGGTCTTACAGACTTAACTGAAGATGAAATTATACCTAGGCCGATACCATTGCAG atatatctGGAGAGTATATCATTGCGTTTAAATGAAGATCGTCCACCGAATAATATAACTTCGCCAGGACCAATTCCTATAGATCTGAATATTGCAAAGCTTAAGATAGTACGAGATGCAAATGGAGTTTTTCATATCGAACCAGTTG TAAATTTGTTGAGCAGGAGTAATTCCCTTGTAACACTCACAAGCAGTGATACTCAAATAGTCGAGAATATAAATCATGAAATGGAACTAAATATTTTAAGACAGTCCAGTAAACAGTTGAAATTGGATAATGAACAGCTTCGACGTCGTCTCAATGCTTTGGAGAAAATATCAGAAGAAAATGCGAAATTAATACGTATAAAAGAAGAATCTACTGTAATCAAATCTCATTTAAGTGCAGCACAAGAAGACATACAGCTGCTTCTGAAAGAGAAAAGAGCCTTGCAAGAAACAATAACAGAACTTCAAAATCGAATAATTGGAAGTGGCCCAGGCAGTGCTACTCGTGCATCTTGGTCATCAAAGAGATAG